From one Luteipulveratus mongoliensis genomic stretch:
- a CDS encoding DUF2231 domain-containing protein, producing the protein MATTHPDQPVSNVPLPNDRLPDVEPVRRTPLPLAAQPARWLEGWRAADAAGRVMAPLSRALARPPLDRWTLGKTLGHAIHPALTDLPIGFWTSAVTLDVIGGPDARRSAQQLLGIGTLSALPTALTGVAEWDQIPRPESRVATAHAALNGVAMVLFAGSYVARRRGRYAVGVGLGLAASVPATAAGVLGGHLTGVRHVGIRDPAYNADDVGPQVQRPTS; encoded by the coding sequence ATGGCGACTACGCATCCCGACCAGCCGGTGTCGAACGTCCCGCTCCCGAACGACCGGCTCCCGGACGTGGAGCCGGTCCGGCGTACGCCACTCCCGCTCGCCGCCCAGCCGGCACGCTGGCTCGAGGGATGGCGCGCGGCCGACGCCGCAGGTCGCGTCATGGCGCCGTTGTCCCGAGCACTGGCGCGGCCACCGCTGGATCGGTGGACGCTCGGCAAGACGCTGGGGCATGCGATCCATCCGGCGCTCACTGACCTGCCGATCGGCTTCTGGACCTCAGCGGTGACATTGGACGTGATCGGCGGGCCCGACGCGCGCCGCTCCGCTCAGCAGCTGCTCGGCATCGGCACGCTGAGCGCGCTGCCGACCGCACTTACCGGCGTCGCCGAGTGGGATCAGATTCCCCGACCGGAGTCGCGCGTGGCCACAGCTCACGCCGCGCTGAACGGTGTCGCCATGGTGCTGTTCGCCGGTTCGTACGTCGCTCGACGCCGCGGGCGATACGCCGTGGGAGTTGGCCTGGGGCTGGCAGCATCGGTCCCCGCCACGGCCGCCGGCGTGCTCGGCGGGCACCTCACCGGGGTTCGCCACGTCGGCATCCGCGACCCCGCGTACAACGCCGACGACGTCGGACCGCAGGTGCAGCGCCCGACCTCGTGA
- a CDS encoding SDR family NAD(P)-dependent oxidoreductase, with translation MALSLTRKQPQSYAGKRALVTGGASGLGLALVQRLVADGATVLAIDVHEQAPEGALPDGVLYRQLDVRNEEGWDEVRNWVESTWGGLDLLVNNAGIAVGGRIDVTSLDDWDRIIDINLMGVVKGIRAFVPMMKEQGSGHIVSTASLAGLVHAPSMSAYNVVKAGVVALSETLRYELSPWNIDVSVICPSFFRTNLAESLAGKDVEMEETAVNLITKAPRSAEQVAAKAYDAMQRRKFIILTDQDGVAAYNGKRFSHPIYDRMMKQAGADVRNGKPNQLERLAALQSKVKGRRRS, from the coding sequence ATGGCACTCTCCCTGACCCGCAAGCAGCCCCAGTCGTACGCCGGCAAGCGCGCTCTCGTGACCGGTGGCGCCTCTGGCCTCGGGCTGGCTCTCGTGCAGCGGCTCGTCGCCGACGGCGCGACCGTCCTCGCGATCGACGTGCACGAGCAGGCGCCCGAGGGTGCGCTGCCTGACGGCGTGCTCTACCGCCAGCTCGACGTCCGCAACGAGGAGGGCTGGGACGAGGTACGCAACTGGGTCGAGTCGACCTGGGGCGGTCTGGACCTGCTCGTCAACAACGCCGGCATCGCGGTCGGCGGCCGGATCGACGTCACCTCGCTCGATGACTGGGACCGCATCATCGACATCAACCTGATGGGCGTGGTCAAGGGCATTCGCGCGTTCGTGCCGATGATGAAGGAGCAGGGGAGCGGTCACATCGTCTCGACCGCCTCGCTGGCCGGGCTCGTGCACGCGCCGAGCATGTCGGCGTACAACGTGGTGAAGGCCGGTGTGGTCGCGCTGTCGGAGACGCTGCGCTACGAGCTGTCGCCGTGGAACATCGACGTCTCGGTGATCTGCCCGTCGTTCTTCCGGACCAACCTGGCCGAGTCGCTGGCCGGCAAGGACGTCGAGATGGAGGAGACCGCTGTCAACCTGATCACCAAGGCACCGCGCTCGGCGGAACAGGTGGCGGCGAAGGCGTACGACGCGATGCAGCGGCGCAAGTTCATCATCCTGACCGACCAGGACGGCGTGGCTGCCTACAACGGCAAGCGGTTCAGCCACCCGATCTACGACCGGATGATGAAGCAGGCCGGCGCGGACGTCCGCAACGGCAAGCCCAACCAGCTCGAGAGGCTCGCCGCGCTCCAGTCCAAGGTCAAGGGCCGCCGCCGCTCCTGA